ACGGACTTCGCCACCCAGGTCGACCTCGATCTGGAACGGCGGATCTCGGCCGAGCTCGAGGACCGGACGCAGATCCCGGTTCACGGTGAGGAATTCGGCGGCGCCGACCCGGTCGACGGCCCGGTGTGGGTGCTCGACCCGGTCGACGGCACGTTCAACTATTCGGCGGGCATGCCGCTGACCGGCATCCTGCTCGGCCTCGTCGTCGACGGTGAGGCGACACTCGGCCTGACGTGGCTGCCGCTGCTGAACCGGAAGTACGCCGCCCACGCCGACGGTCCGCTGATGATCAACGGCGAGGTCGCCGAACCGTTGCCGGACATGCCGCTGGAGGAGGCCGCGATCGCCTTCGGGCCCTTCAACGCCGCCGGGCGTGGCCGCTATGCGGGTGATCGTCGGGCAGACCTGTTGCGCGCGTTGAGTTCCCGCGTCGCCCGCATCCGGATGACGGGCAGTACCGGCGTCGACATGGCGTTCACCGCCTCGGGCGTCTTCGGCGGCGCCGTCGCGTTCGGTCGGCATCCGTGGGACAACGCGGCGGGCGCCGCGCTGGTCCGGGCCGCCGGCGGGGTCGCCTCCGACATCGCGGGTGAGCGCTGGACGGTCGCCTCCCCGTCACTGGTCGCGGGTACGCCGACCGTACATGCGGGTCTGATGGCAGTGATCGAGGAAACGGTCGGGGAGTGGTCGGAATGAGCGCCCCGGCAACCGATGAGACAGGCACGAGAGCATCCCATGAAGAACGAGCACGCGAAGGAGACACGATGACGCTGGCGACCCGGGTCATCCCGTGCCTCGACGTCGACGACGGTCGCGTCGTGAAGGGCGTCAACTTCGAGAACCTCCGCGACGCCGGCGATCCCGTCGAGCTGGCCGAGCGTTATGACCGCGAGGGCGCCGACGAACTGACCTTCCTCGACGTCACCGCGTCGAGCTCGGGACGTTCCACGATGATCGACGTCGTCAAGCGGACCGCCGATCAGGTGTTCATCCCGCTGACCGTCGGCGGCGGCATCCGCACCGTCGAGGACGTCGACATGATGCTGCGCGCCGGCGCGGACAAGGTCAGCGTCAACACCGCCGCGATCGCACGCCCCGAGGTCCTCGGCGAGATGAGCCGACGATTCGGCTCGCAGTGCATCGTCCTGTCGGTCGACGCGCGGACCGTGCCGGAGGGCTCGGAGCCGACGCCGTCAGGCTGGGAGGTCACCACGCACGGCGGCCGCAAGGGCACCGGCATCGACGCCGTCGAATGGGCGCGACGCGGCCAGGACCTCGGTGTCGGTGAGATCCTGCTCAACTCGATGGACGCCGACGGCACCAAGCAGGGTTTCGACCTGCGCATGCTCAAGGCGGTCCGCGCGGCCGTGCGGGTCCCGGTCATCGCCAGCGGCGGTGCGGGCAAGGTCGAGGACTTCGCACCCGCCGTCCAGGCCGGTGCGGACGCAGTGCTCGCCGCCTCGGTCTTCCACTTCGGCGAACTCACCATCCACGAGGTGAAGGCGGCCATGGCCGAGGCCGGGATCACCGTCCGATGACACAGGCAGGAGAACGCTGATGGCACTCGATCCGGCGCTCGCCGCACGTCTCAAGCGCAACGCCGACGGACTGTTCAGCGCGGTTGCGCAGGAACGTTCCACCGGCGACGTCCTGATGGTCGCGTGGATGGACGACGCCGCTCTCGAGCAGACGCTCGCCACCCGCAAGGCGACCTACTACTCGCGCTCGCGCCAGGAGTACTGGGTCAAGGGCGAGACGAGCGGCCACACCCAGTACGTGCACGACGCACGCCTCGACTGCGACGGCGACACCGTGTTGCTCGTCGTCGACCAGGTCGGCGCGGCCTGCCATACCGGGAACCACAGCTGTTTCGACACCGGCTCGCTGCCGTTCGGAGTAGAAGCCCGGCCGGTCGACTCCGCACAGTAGATTTCCATCGTGATCACACCCGAAAGGCGGTGACGCTGCATGCCCCTCATCCAGATCTCGCAGACCCCCGGACTCTCCGACCGCGTCAAGCGCGAGACCATCGCGGCGGTGACCGAGGCGTACGCCAAGGCGACCGGCAAGAACCCGGATTCCGTCTGGGTGACGATCACCGAGGTACCCCGTACCCAGTGGGGCGTCGGCGGCGAGCCCCTCGGATGAGCGGCGTGACATCGGCGGCCGAGGCCCACACGACGACCCTCACGGACTTCCTCGACCTCGCCCGCGACCATCGCGTGGTGCCGGTGACCCGCAAGGTGCTCGCCGATTCCGAGACCCCGCTGTCGGCGTACCGCAAGCTCGCCGGCGATCGTCCCGGCACCTTCCTGCTGGAGTCGGCGGAGAACGGCCGGTCCTGGTCGCGCTGGTCCTTCATCGGGGCCGGGGCGCCGTCGGCGCTGACCGTCGTCGACGGTCAGGCGCACTGGTGGGGTTCGGTGCCGGTGGGCGCCCCCGAGGGAGGCGACGCCCTCGAGGTGCTGGCCGAGTCCCTGCGCGTGCTCAAGACCGACCCGTTGCCCGGCATGCCGCCGCTGACCGGCGGCTTTGTCGGGTTCATGGCCTACGACATGGTCCGACGCCTCGAGCGGCTCCCGGAGACCACCGTCGACGACCTCGGTCTCCCGGACATGATGATGGTGCTGGCCACCGACCTCGCCGCCGTCGACCACCACGAGGGCACGATCACGCTGATCGCCAACGCCGTCAACTGGGACGGCTCGGACGAGCGCGTCGAAGAGGCGTACGCCGACGCCGTGGCCCGGCTCGACCGGATGACCGAGGCGCTGGCCGCACCCGCGTCGTCGACGGTCTCGACCTTCGACCGGCCCAAGCCGGACTTCACCGCGCAGCGCACGCTCGAGGAGTACAGCGAGATCGTCACGAGTCTCGTCGGCGAGATCGAGGCGGGTGAGGCCTTCCAGGTCGTGCCGTCGATGCGATTCGAGATGGACACCGATGCCGATCCGCTCGATGTCTACCGCGTGCTCCGTGCATCCAATCCCAGCCCGTACATGTACCTGCTGCGGATGCCGGGGACTGAGGCGAACAGCGACACCGCGGCCCCCGACGCGATCGCCCGCAAGCCGTTCACGATTGTCGGCAGCAGCCCGGAGGCACTGGTCACCGTCTCCGACCGGATCGCGACCACGCACCCCATCGCCGGCACGCGCTGGCGCGGCGCCACCGAGGAAGAGGACCAGCTGCTCGGCAAGGGTCTTCTCGAGGACGAGAAGGAGAACGCCGAACACCTCATGCTCGTCGATCTCGGTCGAAACGATCTCGGCCGCGTGTGCGTCCCGGGCACGGTGAAGGTCAGCGACTACCGCCACATCGAGCGGTACAGCCACGTCATGCACCTGGTGTCGACGGTGTCGGGCACCCTGCGCGAGGACAAACACGCGCTCGACGCGGTGACCGCCTGCTTCCCGGCGGGCACGCTCACCGGTGCGCCCAAGGTGCGCGCGATGGAGCTCATCGACGAACATGAAAAGACACGGCGCGGTCTCTACGGCGGTATCGTCGGCTACCTCGACTTCGCCGGCAACGCAGACACCGCGATCGCCATCCGCACCGCGCTCCTCGCGCGCGGCCAGGCCTATGTGCAGGCCGGTGGCGGCGTGGTCGCCGACAGCGAGCCCGAATACGAGTACAACGAGGCGCGCAACAAGGCGACCGCGGTGCTCAACGCCGTCGCCGCCGCGTCGACGATGACAAGGGTCGGGGAGACCCCGACAGGAGACAGCGCGTGACATCCGCGGAGCATCCGGCCGAGTCGTCCCAGCCGGGGGCGTCCAAGACCGGGCCGAAGTCCTCGCGACGGCCGCAGATGATCGCGGCGATCCTGATGCTGGCCACGGCTGCCGCGTTCTGGGGTGCGAGCCGGCTGACCTGGGCGACCGTGTCGGCCGAGGACGGCCTCTCACCCCAGCGCACTTTCGACGTCAAGGGATCGGACTGGAGTCCCTGGCTCACGCCGCTTGCCCTGGTGTACCTCGCCGGCATCGCCGCGGTGCTGTCGGTACGCGGTTGGGGCCTGCGCCTGGTCGCGCTGCTCGTGGCTGTCGGTGGCGTGCTCGCCGCCTTCCCGGCGATCTCGCTGATCGTCGGCGGCGCCGACTCCGAGTACGCCGCCGACGCCGGGGACATCCCGGACCGGTACATCGCTCTCTACACCGACACCCAGTGGCTGCCCGCCGCGCTGGTCCTACTCGGCACGGTGTGTGCCGTCGCCGCCGCGGTTGTGCTGCTCCGGGTCGCCAGAGGTGCGACGATGTCGTCGAAGTACAAGACCCCCGCAGCCCGGCGCGAGGAGCTCGAGACCGAGATCTTCGCCGACTACGAGCGGCGGAAGAAGGCGGGCGCGGCCGACACCACCCAGACCGGGGACACCCCGGCCGGCGGCGCCGCGACCGGCGGAAAGGGCGGTCGGTCGGCCGACGACCCGGACGCGAACGAGCGCATGATGTGGGACGCGCTCGACACGGGCATCGATCCGACGGATCCGACCGATTCGGACGAACGCTGATCCTGCGGGCGAGCAGTGACCCGATCCACAGGTCTCCCTGAGACTCGCACGGCAGGCTGAGATATGCGTAACAGTCCAGGACCGCTCCCGTCTCGGAGAGGATCGGCCAACCCCGTGACAGGTCGCCGAGACGATCGGGCTACCCTGAGACCACACGACGAGCGGAAGGGAGCGGAGTCGCTGTGAGCATGCCCAACGTTCTCGAGTCGATCATCGAGGGAGTCAAAGCCGACGTCGCCGCACGTGAAGCGGTGGTCGATTTCGCTGCTGTGAAGGCCGCATCGGCGAAGGCTCCCGCTCCCCGGGACGCCATGGCCGCACTCCGTCAGCCCGGTATCGGGGTGATCGCCGAGGTCAAGCGAGCCAGCCCGTCCAAGGGTGAACTGGCCACGATCGGCGATCCCGCCGAACTGGCCGGGGCCTACGAAGAAGGCGGCGCCCGCATCATCAGCGTGCTGACCGAGGAGCGACGCTTCCACGGATCACTCGCCGACCTCGACGCCGTTCGCGCGGCAGTCGACATCCCGGTCCTGCGCAAGGACTTCATCGTCGGGCCGTATCAGATCCATGAGGCCCGTGCCCACGGCGCCGATGTCATCCTGCTGATCGTGGCAGCCCTCGAGCAGAACGTCCTCGCCTCGCTGCTCGACCGCACCGAGAGCCTCGGCATGACCGCGCTCGTGGAGGTCCACACCGAGGAAGAGGCCGACCGTGCCCTCGAGGCAGGTGCGTCGGTCGTCGGCGTGAACGCCCGCAACCTCAAGACCCTCCAGGTCGAGCGGGACACCTTCTCTCGCATCGCCCCCGGCCTGCCGACCGAGACCATCCGCATCGCGGAGTCGGGCGTGCGCGGCACCGCCGATCTGCTGGCCTACGCAGGCGCAGGCGCCGACGCCGTCCTGGTGGGTGAGGGACTAGTGACAAGTGGTGACCCCCGCGCCGCGGTGCGTGAGCTGGTCACCGCGGGTACCCACCCGTCGTGCCCGAAACCAGTTCGCTGACATACGTCTTCGGGCCGTGTTCGGTCCATGTCGTCGTCGGCCCGATCGACTGTGAGATGTAGTGACCGCCCATCCTGACTCGGCCCATCCCGACTCTTCCGCGACCGTGCTCCCGCCGGCCAGTACCGGCTTGACGACGCGTACGTCGATCGAACCCGACGAGGGCGGCCATTTCGGCGTCTACGGCGGACGGCACGTGCCGGAAGCCCTGATGGCGGTCATCGACGAGGTCACCGCCACCTTCTACAAGATTCGCACCGACGACGACTTCCTGAACGAACTCGACCGTCTGCAGCGTGATTACGCCGGACGTCCGTCGCCGCTGTACGAGGCGAAGCGCCTCGCCGAGCACGCCGGGGGAGCGCGGATCTTCCTCAAGCGCGAGGATCTCAACCACACCGGCTCGCACAAGATCAACAACGTTCTCGGGCAGGCGCTTCTGGCCCAGCGAATGGGCAAGAACCGCATCATCGCCGAGACCGGCGCCGGCCAGCACGGCGTGGCCACCGCCACCGCATGTGCGCTCCTGGGCCTCGAATGCGTGATCTACATGGGTCGTGTCGACACCGATCGCCAGGCGCTCAACGTCGCCCGGATGCGTTTGCTCGGCGCCGAGGTCATCGCCGTCGACAACGGTTCGGCCACGCTGAAAGACGCCATCAACGAGGCCATGCGTGACTGGGTCACCAACGCGCACAACACCTATTACTGCTTCGGCACCGCCGCCGGCCCGCACCCGTTCCCGGTGATGGTCCGCGACCTCCAGCGCGTCGTCGGCCTCGAGGCCAGGGCCCAGATCCTCGACAAGGCCGGACGCCTGCCCGATGCCGTGACCGCCTGCGTCGGTGGCGGTTCCAACGCCATAGGTATCTTCCATCCGTTCATCGACGACTCCGACGTTCGTCTCGTCGGTTTCGAGGCGGCCGGTGACGGCGTCGAAACCGGCCGTCACGCAGCGACTTTCACCGGCGGCACGCCGGGAGCGTTCCAGGGCGCCTACTCGTACCTGCTGCAGGACGAAGACGGACAGACGACCGAGTCCCACTCGATCTCCGCGGGTCTCGACTACCCGGGCGTCGGCCCCGAACATGCCTACCTCAAGGACACCGGCCGGGCCGAGTACCGACCGATCACCGACACCGAGGCGATGGATGCGCTCGCGCTGCTGAGCCGTCGCGAGGGGATCATTCCCGCGATCGAGTCCGCGCACGCGGTCGCCGGTGCATTGAAGCTCGGCAAGGAACTCGGCGAGGGCGCGATCATTGTCGTCAGCCTCTCCGGACGCGGCGACAAGGACGTCGACACCGCTGCGCGCTGGTTCGGTCTCTTCGACCCGCCGCCGTCGCAGGACGAGGCAAAGGCCACCAGCGGACAGCCGGGAGAACAGGCATGAGCGCAGACACCATCTCATCGAAGACCGGACCGGTTTTCGACAAGTGCCGCGAGGAGAACCGCAGCGCCCTCATCGGATATCTCCCCGTGGGTTATCCGACGCTGGACGATTCGCTGACCTCGTTCCGGACGATGGTCGACGTCGGTTGCGACATCATCGAGGTGGGCGTGCCCTACTCCGATCCGGTGATGGACGGTCCGACCATCCAGGAGGCCGCCGACCTCGCCCTCACCAACGGCGTTCGGGTGCGCGACGTGTTCACCGCGGTGGAGGCGATCAGCTCGGCCGGCGGCACCGCGGTGGTCATGAGCTACTGGAACCCGGTGCTGCAGTACGGCGTCGAGAACTTCGCGCGGGACCTCGCCAACGCGGGCGGTGCCGGGCTCATCACGCCGAACCTGATTCCCGAAGAGGGCGCTCAGTGGCACGCCGCCTCGGATGAGTACGGCCTGGACCGCATATACCTCGTCGCGCCGTCGTCGACCACCGAGCGCATCGCGCTGACCGTCGACGCCTCCCGCGGATTCGTCTATGCCGCGTCCACGATGGGTGTCACCGGTGCGCGTGACGCGGTGTCGGACATGGCTCCCGAGCTGTGCGCACGCGTGCGGGAGTACTCCGACATCCCGATCGGCGTCGGACTCGGTGTCCGCAACCGTGAGCAGGCCGCCCAGATCGCGTCCTACTCCGACGGCGTCATCGTCGGCTCGGCTCTGGTGACCGCCGCCAAGGCCGGTCAGGACCGTTTGGCCTCGCTCGTCGGTGAACTCGCCGAGGGCGTGCGGTCGCGCCACGCTGCCGTCTGACGCTGCTTCAACGAGTCGCGGGCCACCTGTCCGCCGGTCGAGTAGCGGCCGAGGGGTTGCCCGAGGTCCGTATCCCGAGGCCGGCCACGCCCCGACAACCAGACCGCGCGGGAGTGGGTGCCGTGTCGGTTAGGGTTGCATGGTGAACGCGCCGACCACGACGATGCTCGCCTACATCCCCAGTCCGCCCCAGGGCGTGTGGGATCTCGGACCGTTCCCGCTGCGCGCGTACGCGCTGTGCATCATCGCGGGGATCATCGTCGCGGTCTGGTGGGGCAACCGCCGGTGGATCGCTCGCGGGGGACAGGAAGGCGAGGTCCTCGACGTCGCGATCTGGGCCGTCCCGTTCGGTCTCCTCGGTGGGCGCCTCTACCACCTCATCACCGACTGGAAGACCTACTTCGGGGCAGACGCCCCCAAGGAGCCACTCGACGCGCTGCGGATCTGGGACGGTGGTCTCGGAATCTGGGGTGCGGTCGCGCTCGGCGCGGTCGGTGCGTGGATCGGCGCCCGACGCCGCGGTATCCGACTACCCGCCTTCGGTGACGCGATCGCCCCGCCGATCCTGTTGGCCCAGGCCATCGGTCGGCTCGGCAACTACTTCAACCAGGAGCTGTACGGCCGGGAGACGACCCTGCCGTGGGGTCTGGAGATCTACGAACGGGTCAACAAGGCCGGCTACGCCAACGCCGGCCTGATCGACGGCAAGTCCAACGGCGTCGTGGTCGCTGTCGTCCAGCCGACGTTCCTCTACGAACTGCTGTGGAACGTCCTGATCGTGATCCTCCTGGTGGTCATCGACCGCAGGTTCCGCATCGGCCACGGCCGCCTGTTCGCGCTCTACATCGCCGGCTACTGCCTCGGCCGGTTCTTCATCGAGATGCTCCGTGACGACCGTGCCGCCGTCGCCAACTACATCGCCGGCATCCGTCCGAACCTCTTCACCGCCGCCCTCGTGTTCGTGTGCGCGATCGTCTACTTCGTCGTCGCGCCCAAGGGCCGTGAACAGGGCCTGGAGATGTACCACCCCGAACGCGCCGCCGAACTCGAGGAACAGGGTGTCGCCGGATACGTCGACGACTGGTACGACGAGGACTTCGACGACCTCGATGCTGTCGAAGACGACGAACCGCCCGCAGATGTGGACACACTGGACGCCCTCGACGCCGAGGCCGACAAGGTGGAGACCAGTAGTGTCCCAACCGCACCTGCAGCCGTGAAGGCAGAGGATCACGAGCCCGCGGTCGAAACCGCCGACGAGTCGAGCCCGGAGGATGATTCGCCGGCTCCCCGCGAGGTTGCCGAGCCGGTGGTTCCGGTGGTCGACCACGACCACGACGACGACGCCGCGGTCGCGGAGACCGAGGCCCCGGAACCCGAGGGAGAGGAGGCCGAAGCCGAAGCGGCAACGCTCGCAGCGGAGGCTGAGGAGTTGGAGCCTGCCGCGGAGGAGCCCGACGCAGCCGAGTCCGCTGAGGGAGGCGACCCGGAGGTCACGAATCCCGAGGTAGAGGACGACGCGACCGCCGACGCGGAAGACGGAGCCTCGGTCGATGCAGCAGCGGACGACGAGGCCGACGACGTCGTCGAGACCGAAGACGTCGTGGACGCCGACGTCGAATCCGAGGACGCGGCAGGCAATGCCGAACCCGAGGACGCAGCAACTGCCGTCTCGGAGCCAGAGGACGAGGCACCCGGCGTCTTCGAATCTGAGGACGCGACAACTGGCACCGCAGAGCCTGAGGACGCCACGACAGGCTCGGCTGATGCCGACCCCGAACCGTCTGACGCTCAAACCGGTGACGCAGAACTGCCGAACGCGGATCAGGCCGATGCGAAAGCCACCGACGCCGGAGAGACCGACGCCGGAGAGACCGATGCGGCAAGCAGTCTCCGCCGCCGGGTCGCCTCCCGGTTCCGTCGGCGTCGTTCCTGATCTTCCCGGCTCCGGGAGAACCGAGCACGAAAGCCGCTTGGCGACAACCACCGCTGTTCTGCGCCCTCCGGTCGCGAGTATCACAGCCGTCGAGCACACGCGTTCGCCGTGCTGTTCGGATACGATCGAATTTCACGACGCGCGATCTCCGACCGCCCGGTACCGACCGTCTCGTCCCACGGGTCGCGACGGATTCGACTCAGCCCGGTACCGATCTCGGCACGGTCATCCGCTCGCCGCGCAATACTCCTCGGGCCAGTGCTGTCCCAGTGGACACTCAGCAGCGATCCGTTCCGGATCGAGTGGAGGTAGTGATGCTGTTTTCTGCGCTCCCGGCCAAGCAGGGCCTGTACGACCCGGAGGCCGAGGTCGACTCCTGCGGTGTCGCGATGGTCGCCGACATCCATGGACGTCGTTCGCATTCCATCGTTGCCGACGGGCTGCTGGCACTGGAGAACCTCGAGCACCGCGGGGCCGCCGGAGCCGAGACCAACAGCGGCGACGGCGCCGGCATCCTGATCCAGCTGCCCGACGAATTGCTGCGCGCCGCCGTCGACTTCGAGCTGCCCGAGCCGGCCGCGGATGGCTCCCACACCTATGCCGCGGGTACCTGCTTCCTGCCCATGGACGAGGAACTGCGCCGGCAGGCGATCGCGCGGGTGGAGGCGCTCGCCGCCGACGAGGGCATCACCATCCTCGGCTGGCGCGACGTCCCGGTCGACCACGAGCACGCCGACATCGGCGGCACCGCGGTCGCCTGTATGCCGTACATGATGCAGCTGTTCGTCACCGTCCACCCCGAGGCGGGTGCCGAGCGCATCGGCGGTGCGGCCCTCGACCGCTTCATCTATCCGTTCCGCAAGCAGGCCGAGCGCGTCACCCCGGAGATCGAGGAGGCGGGCCTCGGCCTGTACTTCCCGTCGCTGTCGAGCCGCACCATGGTCTACAAGGGCATGCTCACCACGATGCAGTTGCCGCTGTACTACGAGGACCTGCGCGACGACCGCTGCCAGAGCGCCATCGCGATCGTCCACTCGCGCTTCTCCACCAACACCTTCCCGTCGTGGCCGCTCGCGCATCCGTTCAGGTTCGTCGCCCACAACGGCGAGATCAACACGGTGCGCGGCAACCGCAACCGCATGCGCGCCCGCGAGGCTCTGCTCGAGACCGACCTCATCCCCGGCGACCTCAAGCGCGCCTTCCCGATCTGCACCCCCGAGGCATCGGACTCGGCGTCGCTCGACGAGGTACTCGAACTGCTGCACCTCGGCGGCCGCAGCGTGCCGCACGCGGTCATGATGATGGTTCCCGAGGCGTGGGAGAACGTCCCCGACATGGACCCCAAACGCCGTGCGTTCCTTCAGTTCAACGCATCGCTGATGGAGGCCTGGGACGGGCCGGCGTGTGTCACCTTCACCGACGGTACCGTGGTCGGCGCGGTGCTCGACCGGAACGGGCTGCGCCCCGGCCGCTGGTGGCAGACGCGCGACGGCCGGATCATCCTCGCCTCGGAGGCGGGTGTCCTCGACGTCCCGGTCGACGACGTCATCAGCAAGGGCCGCCTCGAACCGGGCCGCATGTTCCTCGTCGACACCGCCCAGGGCCGGATCATCCCCGACGAGGAGATCAAGGGCGAGCTGATGAACGCCGAGGCGTACGACGAGTGGCTGCACGCCGGGCTCCTCGACATCGCCACGCTTCCCGAACGCCCGGTCTTCCAGCCCAACCACGACACCGTGGTCCGCCGCCAGCTGTCGTTCGGGTACACCGAAGAGGACCTGAGGGTGCTGCTGACGCCGATGGCGGCGTCGGGTTACGAGCCGCTCGGCTCGATGGGCACCGACACCCCGATAGCCGTGCTGTCGCGGCGTTCCCGGTTGCTCTACGACTACTTCGTGGAACTCTTCGCGCAGGTCACGAACCCGCCGCTGGATGCGATCCGCGAGGAGATCGTCACCTCGATGGGGCGTGTGATGGGCCCGGAGCAGAACCTGCTCGACCCCACCGCCGCGTCGTGCCGCCAGATCATGCTGCACTGGCCGGTCCTCGACAACGCCGACCTCGCCAAGCTGGTCCACATCAACGACGACGGTGATCACCCGGGCCTGTCCGCCAAGGTGCTGCGCGCGCTGTACGAGGTGAACGAAGGGGGAGAAGGTCTCCGGGTCGCCCTCGAGGACCTGCGCGCGCGGGCCAGCCAGGCGATCGCCGAGGGCCACACCACCCTCGTCATCTCCGACCGGCTCACCGACTCCGGTCACGCACCGATCCCGTCGCTGCTGGCCATCTCGGCGGTCCACCATCATCTGGTGCGCACCAAGGAACGCACCCGGGTCGCGCTGGTCGTCGAATCCGGTGACGCCCGCGAGGTCCACCACATCGCGACGCTCATCGGTTTCGGTGCGGCCGCGGTCAATCCGTACCTGGCCCTGGAGACGATCGAGGACCTCATCGCCGAGGGCGAGCTGATCGGCGTCACCCCGTCGAAGGCCATCCGCAACTACCTCGAGGCGCTCGGCAAGGGCGTCTTGAAGGTGATGAGCAAGATGGGCATCTCGACCATAAGCTCCTACACCGCAGCACAGGCTTTCGAGGCCGTCGGCCTGTCGTCGGAGGTCGTGCGCGAGTACTTCACCCGCACGGTGTCGCGCATCGAGGGCGTCGGTCTCGACGAGCTCGCGGAGGAAGTTCGTATCCGGCATCACCGGGCGTTCCCGGAGAACCCGACCGAGCAGGTCTACCGACGTCTCGACTCGGGCGGCGAGTACCAGTACCGCCGCGAAGGCGAGCTGCACCTGTTCACCCCGGAGACCGTGTTCCTGCTGCAGCACGCCACCAAGACCGGGCAGGCGGAGATCTTCCAGAAGTACTCCGACGAGGTCGACCGGCTGTCGCGCAAGGGCGGCACGCTCCGCGGGCTGTTCGAGTTCGATCTCGATGCGCGCGAACCGATCCCGATCGAGGAGGTGGAACCGGTCGAGGAGATCCTGAAGCGCTTCAACACCGGCGCCATGAGCTACGGCTCGATCTCCGCCGAGGCCCACGAGACGATCGCGATGGCAATGAACAAGATCGGCGGCCGGTCGAACTCGGGGGAGGGTGGCGAGGACGTCGACCGCCTCTACGACCCGGAACGACGCAGCGCGGTCAAGCAGGTCGCGTCCGGTCGGTTCGGTGTGACCAGCGACTACCTGATCAACGCCACCGACATCCAGATCAAGATGGCGCAGGGCGCGAAACCCGGTGAGGGCGGCCAGCTTCCGGCGTACAAGGTGTACCCGTGGATCGCCAAGACCCGGCACTCGACGCCCGGTGTCGCGCTGATCTCGCCGCCGCCGCACCACGACATCTACTCGATCGAGGACCTCGCGCAGCTGATCCACGATCTGAAGAACGCCAACTCGCAGGCCCGCATCCACGTGAAGCTGGTCAGCGCGGTAGGCGTGGGAACGGTCGCGACCGGCGTCTCCAAGGCGCATGCCGACGTCGTGCTCATCTCCGGGCACGACGGCGGTACCGGTGCGTCGCCGCTGACCTCACTCAAGCACGCGGGCACCCCGTGGGAGATAGGCCTGGCCGACGCCCAGCAGACGCTCATGCTCAACGGTCTGCGCGACCGCATCACCGTGCAATGCGACGGTGCGCTGCGCACCGGCCGCGACGTCATCATGGCCGCCCTGCTCGGCGCCGAGGAGTACGGCTTCTCGACCGCGCCGCTCATCGTGGCGGGTTGCATCATGATGCGCGTGTGTCATCTCGACACCTGCCCGGTCGGCGTGGCGACCCAGAACCCGCAGCTGCGTTCGCGTTTCACCGGACAGGTCGACCACCTGGTCAACTTCTTCCGGTTCATCGCCGAGGACGTGCGGAAGTACCTGGCACTGCTGGGATACCGGACCCTCGACGAGGCCATCGGACAGTCGCAGCGGTTGCACACCGATTCCGCCGTGGCACATTGGAAGTCGAAGGGTCTCGATCTGTCGCCGATCTTCCGGAAGGTCGAAGGCAAGGGGCCGAGCAGGCGGGTGCGGGAGCAGTACCACGCACTCGACCGTGCGCTCGACCAGACGCTCATCCAGCTCGCCGAAGGCGCGCTGGAG
The sequence above is drawn from the Gordonia rubripertincta genome and encodes:
- the trpB gene encoding tryptophan synthase subunit beta — protein: MTAHPDSAHPDSSATVLPPASTGLTTRTSIEPDEGGHFGVYGGRHVPEALMAVIDEVTATFYKIRTDDDFLNELDRLQRDYAGRPSPLYEAKRLAEHAGGARIFLKREDLNHTGSHKINNVLGQALLAQRMGKNRIIAETGAGQHGVATATACALLGLECVIYMGRVDTDRQALNVARMRLLGAEVIAVDNGSATLKDAINEAMRDWVTNAHNTYYCFGTAAGPHPFPVMVRDLQRVVGLEARAQILDKAGRLPDAVTACVGGGSNAIGIFHPFIDDSDVRLVGFEAAGDGVETGRHAATFTGGTPGAFQGAYSYLLQDEDGQTTESHSISAGLDYPGVGPEHAYLKDTGRAEYRPITDTEAMDALALLSRREGIIPAIESAHAVAGALKLGKELGEGAIIVVSLSGRGDKDVDTAARWFGLFDPPPSQDEAKATSGQPGEQA
- the trpA gene encoding tryptophan synthase subunit alpha, producing MSADTISSKTGPVFDKCREENRSALIGYLPVGYPTLDDSLTSFRTMVDVGCDIIEVGVPYSDPVMDGPTIQEAADLALTNGVRVRDVFTAVEAISSAGGTAVVMSYWNPVLQYGVENFARDLANAGGAGLITPNLIPEEGAQWHAASDEYGLDRIYLVAPSSTTERIALTVDASRGFVYAASTMGVTGARDAVSDMAPELCARVREYSDIPIGVGLGVRNREQAAQIASYSDGVIVGSALVTAAKAGQDRLASLVGELAEGVRSRHAAV
- the lgt gene encoding prolipoprotein diacylglyceryl transferase; translation: MVNAPTTTMLAYIPSPPQGVWDLGPFPLRAYALCIIAGIIVAVWWGNRRWIARGGQEGEVLDVAIWAVPFGLLGGRLYHLITDWKTYFGADAPKEPLDALRIWDGGLGIWGAVALGAVGAWIGARRRGIRLPAFGDAIAPPILLAQAIGRLGNYFNQELYGRETTLPWGLEIYERVNKAGYANAGLIDGKSNGVVVAVVQPTFLYELLWNVLIVILLVVIDRRFRIGHGRLFALYIAGYCLGRFFIEMLRDDRAAVANYIAGIRPNLFTAALVFVCAIVYFVVAPKGREQGLEMYHPERAAELEEQGVAGYVDDWYDEDFDDLDAVEDDEPPADVDTLDALDAEADKVETSSVPTAPAAVKAEDHEPAVETADESSPEDDSPAPREVAEPVVPVVDHDHDDDAAVAETEAPEPEGEEAEAEAATLAAEAEELEPAAEEPDAAESAEGGDPEVTNPEVEDDATADAEDGASVDAAADDEADDVVETEDVVDADVESEDAAGNAEPEDAATAVSEPEDEAPGVFESEDATTGTAEPEDATTGSADADPEPSDAQTGDAELPNADQADAKATDAGETDAGETDAASSLRRRVASRFRRRRS